A region from the Cryptosporangium arvum DSM 44712 genome encodes:
- a CDS encoding O-antigen ligase family protein: MVNQQRVSPAFPVLDPDRWTSRHTRFATIGAVIVAIAWLLEAAQNNAANGTRAAVGAALAVTVAGLALTLRGVTWSGLAVGGFVVFSGIMSWTWTTTREVTWSVYVIGALLLIAWTFPWVRDAVRLPRLGASWLGLAYWPLGIISALLTANVSIAGQRVAYFGVSAVAALGILVALRRTGRDPSIGVVTAFLFAIAALFLVGSGNLLDDAHAVPDGPWGSAMTGRFWGGPGLLYHPNSLALIGVLVTLRIAPDRSFARWQRWAVMGVTGLVILLTNSRTAWLFLVCAAGVHLLVLARKQWWARRGAVVPDDGLPERSSFREAVVAAVVPIVLVGMVFIGMGGVSSLFQSRYDNTVTTPSTATEVKDYTSGRFDTWKQVIDEFDTDSVVAKLFGNNSDPRGAVVRDDTGPVGERPELTTDNSAIGALRRAGVLGCVAFLFGLGLLLWRGLRRGAPAWFTITVVASLATIPWADWLLGGVGGTFWIFLLAAEAWIAFGSAAQGTDRRPTAPSEAAARPASPAVPPVAPASSSPGSAPVDAPAPAAPREPVPGQAGASAGR, translated from the coding sequence GTGGTGAACCAGCAGCGCGTCAGCCCCGCCTTTCCGGTGCTCGATCCCGATCGATGGACGAGCCGCCACACCCGCTTCGCGACGATCGGCGCGGTGATCGTCGCGATCGCCTGGCTGCTCGAAGCCGCCCAGAACAACGCCGCGAACGGTACGCGCGCCGCGGTCGGAGCCGCCCTCGCGGTGACCGTCGCCGGGTTGGCGCTGACGCTGCGCGGAGTCACCTGGTCGGGCCTGGCCGTCGGCGGATTCGTGGTGTTCAGCGGCATCATGTCGTGGACCTGGACCACCACACGCGAGGTCACCTGGTCGGTCTACGTGATCGGCGCGCTGCTGCTGATCGCGTGGACGTTCCCCTGGGTCCGGGACGCGGTCCGGCTCCCGCGCCTCGGTGCGTCGTGGCTCGGCCTGGCGTACTGGCCGCTGGGCATCATCTCGGCCCTGCTGACCGCCAACGTCTCGATCGCCGGCCAGCGCGTCGCGTACTTCGGGGTGTCGGCAGTCGCCGCGCTCGGCATCCTGGTGGCGCTGCGGCGCACCGGGCGTGACCCGTCGATCGGCGTCGTCACCGCGTTCCTGTTCGCGATCGCCGCGCTGTTCCTGGTCGGCTCGGGCAACCTCCTCGACGACGCCCACGCGGTGCCCGACGGGCCCTGGGGATCGGCGATGACCGGTCGGTTCTGGGGCGGCCCCGGCCTGCTGTACCACCCGAACTCGCTCGCGTTGATCGGCGTACTCGTCACGTTGCGGATCGCGCCCGACCGGTCGTTCGCCCGCTGGCAGCGGTGGGCGGTGATGGGCGTCACCGGGCTGGTCATCCTGCTCACGAACTCGCGGACGGCCTGGCTGTTCCTGGTCTGCGCGGCCGGCGTGCACCTGCTGGTGCTGGCCCGTAAGCAATGGTGGGCGCGCCGTGGCGCGGTGGTGCCCGACGACGGGCTGCCGGAGCGCTCCTCGTTCCGCGAGGCCGTGGTGGCCGCGGTCGTGCCGATCGTGCTCGTCGGCATGGTGTTCATCGGGATGGGCGGGGTGTCCTCGCTCTTCCAGAGCCGCTACGACAACACGGTGACGACGCCGAGCACCGCGACCGAGGTGAAGGACTACACCAGCGGCCGGTTCGACACCTGGAAGCAGGTGATCGACGAGTTCGACACCGACTCCGTGGTCGCGAAGCTGTTCGGCAACAACTCCGACCCGCGCGGTGCGGTGGTCCGGGACGACACCGGCCCGGTGGGGGAGCGGCCGGAGCTCACCACCGACAACTCGGCGATCGGCGCGCTGCGTCGCGCGGGCGTCCTCGGGTGCGTCGCGTTCCTGTTCGGGCTCGGGTTGCTGCTGTGGCGCGGGCTTCGGCGGGGGGCGCCGGCATGGTTCACGATCACGGTCGTGGCGTCGCTGGCCACGATCCCCTGGGCCGACTGGCTGCTCGGCGGCGTCGGCGGCACGTTCTGGATCTTCCTGCTCGCGGCCGAGGCCTGGATCGCGTTCGGCTCGGCCGCGCAGGGCACTGATCGGCGTCCCACGGCTCCATCGGAGGCCGCGGCTAGGCCGGCCTCCCCGGCGGTCCCTCCGGTCGCGCCCGCGTCGTCGTCGCCGGGGTCCGCTCCGGTCGACGCGCCGGCGCCGGCGGCGCCCCGGGAGCCGGTGCCCGGGCAGGCCGGCGCTTCCGCCGGCCGCTGA
- the nusG gene encoding transcription termination/antitermination protein NusG — MPDYDEEYRLPEGGETEALSDDAEASADVEAVQAPAPVAEVDEDPVEELRRALRMAPGEWYVVHSYAGYENKVKTNLESRINSLNVEDFIFQIEVPTQEVTEVKNGKRQQVQSKVFPGYLLVRMELTPESWSAVRNTPGVTGFVGATSRADRPSPLSLEEVVKILAPTVQKEVKAPVKVVDFEVGDSVTVTEGAFATLPASISEINPDAQKLKVLVSIFGRETPVELNFNQVSKI; from the coding sequence GTGCCCGACTACGACGAGGAATACCGCCTTCCCGAGGGAGGCGAGACCGAAGCCCTGTCCGATGACGCCGAGGCGTCGGCCGACGTCGAGGCGGTCCAGGCTCCGGCTCCCGTGGCTGAGGTTGACGAAGACCCCGTGGAGGAGCTGCGCCGCGCTCTGCGGATGGCCCCCGGCGAGTGGTACGTCGTGCACTCCTACGCGGGCTATGAGAACAAGGTCAAGACGAACCTCGAGAGCCGCATCAACTCGCTGAACGTCGAAGACTTCATCTTCCAGATCGAGGTGCCCACCCAGGAGGTCACCGAGGTCAAGAACGGCAAGCGGCAGCAGGTCCAGTCGAAGGTCTTCCCCGGCTACCTGCTGGTGCGGATGGAGCTGACGCCCGAGTCCTGGTCCGCGGTGCGCAACACGCCGGGCGTGACGGGTTTCGTCGGCGCCACCTCGCGTGCCGACCGGCCGAGCCCGCTGAGCCTCGAAGAGGTCGTGAAGATCCTCGCGCCGACCGTGCAGAAAGAGGTCAAGGCGCCGGTCAAGGTCGTCGACTTCGAGGTCGGCGATTCGGTCACGGTCACCGAGGGCGCGTTCGCCACGCTGCCGGCGTCGATCAGCGAAATTAATCCGGACGCCCAGAAGTTGAAGGTGCTGGTCTCGATCTTCGGCCGCGAGACGCCGGTCGAGCTGAACTTCAACCAGGTCTCGAAGATCTAA
- a CDS encoding CDP-alcohol phosphatidyltransferase family protein, whose protein sequence is MARHRGGGLFTETVNQRVGSYLAVAAHRLRLAPSALTLINLVLGLAASVAVVMLAPAAARGDVPAWALGLGALLLWQLAYSLDCSDGQLARVTGMAGPAGARVDILCDVAVQISLVAAISATALAHAPETPIWLVAVFAGTWMINLVTSVLASSNTASASLMTSTSLPVRVVKLVRDYGAVVTVCGVVIAFVPGLTPWLMAAFTAVNGLFLLASIGQSARKAGLVAPPHHPEA, encoded by the coding sequence TTGGCCCGCCACCGCGGCGGAGGGCTGTTCACCGAGACCGTGAACCAGCGCGTCGGCTCCTACCTGGCCGTCGCCGCCCACCGGCTGCGGCTGGCGCCGTCCGCGCTCACGCTCATCAACCTCGTCCTCGGCCTCGCCGCCTCGGTCGCGGTCGTGATGCTCGCGCCGGCGGCCGCCCGTGGCGACGTGCCGGCCTGGGCCCTGGGACTCGGCGCCCTGTTGCTCTGGCAGCTCGCGTACAGCCTCGACTGCTCCGACGGGCAGCTGGCCCGGGTGACGGGCATGGCCGGTCCGGCCGGCGCCCGGGTCGACATCCTGTGCGACGTGGCGGTGCAGATCTCGCTCGTCGCGGCGATCTCGGCCACCGCGCTGGCGCACGCGCCGGAGACGCCGATCTGGTTGGTCGCGGTGTTCGCGGGCACCTGGATGATCAACCTCGTCACGTCGGTGCTGGCCTCGTCGAACACCGCGTCGGCGAGCCTGATGACGTCCACCTCCCTGCCCGTGCGCGTCGTCAAACTGGTGCGCGACTACGGTGCAGTCGTGACCGTGTGCGGGGTGGTGATCGCGTTCGTGCCCGGCTTGACGCCGTGGCTGATGGCCGCTTTCACCGCGGTGAACGGGTTGTTCCTGCTCGCCAGCATCGGCCAGTCCGCACGCAAGGCCGGCCTGGTCGCGCCGCCGCACCACCCCGAAGCCTGA
- the gmd gene encoding GDP-mannose 4,6-dehydratase, whose protein sequence is MAFVTGITGQDGSYLAELLLAKGYEVHGIIRRASMFNTERLDAIYQDPHEAHRRLFLHYGDVTDASGLVNSIRDIQPTEVYNLAAQSHVRVSFDIPEYTGDTTGLGTARLLEAIRAAKIETRFYQASTSELYGSTPPPQNEQTPFHPRSPYGVAKMYSYWLTVNYRESYGMYATNGILFNHESPRRGETFVTRKITRAVARIAKGLQEDLFLGNLDAVRDWGYAPEYVEGMWRILQQDEPDDFVLATGVPATVRDFVDAAFSHAGLDWEKYVKHDSRYERPAEVDALIGDPGKAERQLGWKASTDWRRLAQIMVDADIQQLDDQLSGRSVRLDDR, encoded by the coding sequence GTGGCATTCGTTACCGGCATCACCGGGCAGGACGGTTCGTACCTGGCCGAGTTGCTGCTCGCGAAGGGTTACGAGGTCCACGGCATCATCCGCCGCGCGTCGATGTTCAACACCGAGCGGCTCGACGCGATCTACCAGGACCCGCACGAGGCGCACCGCCGGTTGTTCCTGCACTACGGCGACGTCACCGACGCCAGTGGGCTGGTCAACTCGATCCGCGACATCCAGCCGACCGAGGTGTACAACCTGGCGGCGCAGAGCCACGTGCGGGTGAGCTTCGACATCCCGGAGTACACCGGCGACACCACGGGGCTGGGCACCGCGCGGCTGCTCGAAGCGATCCGGGCGGCCAAGATCGAGACGCGCTTCTACCAGGCGTCCACGTCCGAGCTGTACGGCTCGACGCCGCCCCCGCAGAACGAGCAGACGCCGTTCCACCCGCGCAGCCCGTACGGCGTCGCGAAGATGTACTCGTACTGGTTGACGGTGAACTACCGCGAGTCGTACGGGATGTACGCCACCAACGGCATCCTGTTCAACCACGAGTCCCCGCGCCGCGGCGAGACGTTCGTGACGCGCAAGATCACCCGGGCGGTGGCCCGGATCGCCAAGGGGCTGCAGGAAGACCTGTTCCTCGGCAACCTCGACGCGGTACGCGACTGGGGCTACGCCCCGGAGTACGTCGAGGGCATGTGGCGGATCCTGCAGCAGGACGAGCCCGACGACTTCGTGCTGGCCACCGGCGTGCCGGCCACCGTGCGCGACTTCGTCGATGCGGCGTTCTCGCACGCCGGGCTCGACTGGGAGAAGTACGTCAAGCACGACTCGCGGTACGAGCGCCCGGCCGAGGTCGACGCGCTGATCGGTGACCCGGGCAAGGCCGAACGGCAGCTCGGGTGGAAAGCGAGCACCGATTGGCGTCGGCTCGCCCAGATCATGGTGGACGCCGACATCCAGCAGCTCGACGACCAGCTCTCCGGCCGCTCCGTCCGCCTGGACGACCGCTGA
- a CDS encoding GDP-L-fucose synthase family protein, translated as MFHHPVPRDARVYIAGHGGLVGSALWRYFESVGFTNLVGRRSKELDLRDRESVRAFFDEVKPEYVIDAAAKVGGIFANSTYPAEFLSDNLRIQTNLLDAASEFGVTRFLFLGSSCIYPKFAPQPIREDSLLTGPLEETNDAYAIAKISGVMQVQAIRRQYGRSFISAMPTNLYGPGDNFEIPGAHVMPMVMRRMHEARDEKSFTIYGTGTPRREFLHTDDLARACLVLLERYDDPAPINIGVGEDVTIDELVQMIADVVGYEGEFTHDTSKPDGTPRKVLDVSRIKALGWEPTVELRDGIRGVYEWFLEHQATFRR; from the coding sequence TTGTTCCACCACCCGGTCCCCCGTGACGCTCGGGTCTACATCGCCGGCCACGGCGGGCTCGTGGGCTCGGCGCTCTGGCGGTACTTCGAGTCGGTCGGCTTCACCAACCTGGTCGGACGCCGGTCGAAGGAGCTCGACCTGCGTGACCGCGAGTCGGTGCGGGCGTTCTTCGACGAGGTGAAACCCGAGTACGTCATCGACGCCGCCGCGAAGGTCGGCGGCATCTTCGCGAACTCGACGTACCCGGCGGAGTTCCTCTCCGACAACCTGCGGATCCAGACCAACCTGCTGGACGCCGCGAGCGAGTTCGGTGTCACGCGCTTCCTGTTCCTCGGCTCGAGCTGCATCTACCCCAAGTTCGCGCCGCAGCCGATCCGGGAGGACTCGCTGCTCACCGGGCCGCTGGAGGAGACGAACGACGCCTACGCGATCGCGAAGATCTCCGGCGTGATGCAGGTGCAGGCGATCCGCCGCCAGTACGGCCGGAGCTTCATCTCCGCGATGCCGACGAACCTGTACGGGCCGGGTGACAACTTCGAGATCCCCGGCGCGCACGTGATGCCGATGGTCATGCGTCGTATGCACGAGGCCCGCGACGAGAAGTCCTTCACGATCTACGGCACCGGCACACCGCGGCGCGAATTCCTGCACACCGACGACCTGGCCCGTGCCTGCCTCGTGCTGCTCGAGCGCTACGACGACCCGGCGCCGATCAACATCGGGGTCGGCGAGGACGTGACGATCGACGAGCTCGTGCAGATGATCGCGGACGTCGTCGGCTACGAGGGCGAGTTCACCCACGACACGTCGAAGCCCGACGGCACGCCGCGCAAGGTGCTCGACGTGTCCCGGATCAAGGCGCTGGGCTGGGAGCCCACCGTCGAGCTCCGCGACGGCATCCGCGGCGTCTACGAGTGGTTCCTGGAGCACCAGGCGACTTTTCGTCGCTGA
- a CDS encoding WecB/TagA/CpsF family glycosyltransferase has product MTTSTRPGTFVCCGVHIEAVTRQPAADLVVDSHYGQARATHLCNAYTLSLAVRDEKFRALLNDADINFADGHYVAMVGRRRGYPDMNARTYGPDLMADVIDQGRTRNLKHYLYGASPSTVQQLAEKLGERFPGAEFVGVESPPFRALTPEEADELVARVEEAKPDVFWVGLGTPRQDEFVAAYTKRLNCTVVPVGAAFDFHAGNKPSAPAAVQKYGMEWAYRLATEPRRLWKRYLVGNPIFVYGALTDRWRKQA; this is encoded by the coding sequence ATGACGACGTCTACGCGGCCGGGCACGTTCGTGTGCTGCGGTGTCCATATCGAAGCAGTCACCCGTCAGCCGGCGGCTGATCTGGTCGTCGACTCGCACTACGGCCAGGCCCGGGCCACGCACCTGTGCAACGCGTACACGCTGTCGCTGGCGGTCCGGGACGAGAAGTTCCGGGCCCTGCTCAACGACGCCGACATCAACTTCGCCGACGGTCACTACGTCGCGATGGTTGGCCGGCGCCGCGGGTACCCCGACATGAACGCGCGTACCTACGGTCCGGACCTGATGGCCGACGTGATCGACCAGGGCCGCACACGCAACCTCAAGCACTACCTCTACGGGGCCTCGCCCTCCACGGTGCAGCAGCTGGCGGAGAAGCTGGGTGAGCGCTTCCCCGGCGCGGAGTTCGTCGGGGTGGAATCCCCGCCGTTCCGGGCACTGACCCCGGAGGAAGCCGACGAGCTGGTGGCTCGCGTCGAGGAAGCCAAGCCGGACGTGTTCTGGGTCGGGCTCGGCACGCCCCGGCAGGACGAGTTCGTCGCCGCGTACACCAAGCGGCTGAACTGCACGGTGGTACCGGTGGGCGCCGCGTTCGACTTCCACGCGGGGAACAAGCCCTCGGCGCCGGCGGCGGTGCAGAAGTACGGCATGGAGTGGGCGTACCGGCTGGCCACCGAGCCGCGCCGGCTCTGGAAGCGGTACCTCGTCGGTAACCCGATCTTCGTCTACGGGGCGTTGACCGATCGCTGGCGCAAGCAGGCATGA
- the rplK gene encoding 50S ribosomal protein L11 yields MPPKKKKLSAIIKLQIKAGAATPAPPVGPALGQHGVNIMEFCKAYNAATESQRGDIVPVEISVYEDRSFTFVTKTPPAARLLLKAAGVPKGSGEPHKTKVATVTQEQVRQIAETKMVDLNAIDIDQAAKIIAGTARSMGITVQD; encoded by the coding sequence ATGCCTCCCAAGAAGAAGAAGCTTTCCGCGATCATCAAGCTCCAGATCAAGGCCGGCGCCGCGACGCCGGCCCCGCCGGTCGGCCCCGCGCTGGGTCAGCACGGCGTGAACATCATGGAGTTCTGCAAGGCCTACAACGCGGCCACCGAGTCGCAGCGGGGCGACATCGTCCCGGTCGAGATCTCGGTGTACGAGGACCGGTCGTTCACGTTCGTCACCAAGACCCCGCCGGCTGCGCGGCTGCTGCTCAAGGCCGCCGGTGTGCCGAAGGGCTCGGGCGAGCCGCACAAGACGAAGGTCGCCACGGTCACGCAGGAGCAGGTCCGGCAGATCGCCGAGACCAAGATGGTCGACCTCAACGCGATCGACATCGACCAGGCCGCGAAGATCATCGCCGGCACTGCCCGGTCCATGGGCATCACGGTCCAGGACTGA
- the rplJ gene encoding 50S ribosomal protein L10: MADTQVRPDKASAVAELAGGFRDSSAAVLTEYRGLTMAQMTELRRSLGRETTYAVTKNTLAKIAARDAGITDIDELLTGPTAIAFVKGDPVEAAKGLRDFAKANPLLVVKGGVLDGKKLSADDIKKLADLESREVLLAKLAGAMQAKMAQAAATFNALPTQLARLALALQEKKAAEGGSSEAAASEEAAPEA; encoded by the coding sequence ATGGCTGACACGCAGGTTCGCCCCGACAAGGCGTCCGCGGTGGCTGAGCTCGCCGGTGGATTCCGCGACTCGTCCGCAGCGGTGCTCACCGAGTACCGCGGTCTGACGATGGCGCAGATGACCGAGCTGCGTCGCTCGCTCGGTCGCGAGACGACCTACGCGGTGACCAAGAACACGCTGGCCAAGATCGCCGCGCGCGACGCCGGTATCACCGACATCGACGAGCTGCTGACCGGTCCGACCGCGATCGCGTTCGTCAAGGGTGACCCGGTCGAGGCCGCCAAGGGCCTGCGGGACTTCGCGAAGGCGAACCCGCTGCTTGTCGTCAAGGGTGGTGTCCTCGACGGGAAGAAGCTTTCCGCCGACGACATCAAGAAGCTGGCCGACCTCGAGTCGCGCGAGGTTCTGCTCGCGAAGCTCGCGGGCGCCATGCAGGCGAAGATGGCCCAGGCGGCCGCGACGTTCAACGCGCTGCCCACTCAGCTCGCCCGGCTCGCCCTGGCGCTGCAAGAGAAGAAGGCCGCCGAAGGCGGCTCTTCCGAAGCGGCTGCTTCCGAAGAGGCCGCTCCCGAGGCGTGA
- the secE gene encoding preprotein translocase subunit SecE — translation MADSKGSAQDVAAEERSASDDTPKPPKTPRGGGKGPGDNGPRKGTKERRPNPISRLIRFIREVVAELRKVIWPTRKELITYTSVVVVFVTVMTAIVWGLDAGVAKLVMWAFGANSDS, via the coding sequence GTGGCGGACAGTAAGGGCAGCGCCCAGGATGTCGCTGCCGAAGAGCGGTCTGCATCCGACGACACGCCGAAGCCGCCGAAGACGCCACGAGGCGGCGGCAAGGGTCCGGGTGACAACGGCCCGCGCAAGGGCACCAAAGAGCGTCGCCCCAACCCCATCTCCCGGTTGATCCGCTTCATCCGCGAGGTCGTGGCCGAGCTGCGCAAGGTCATCTGGCCGACGCGCAAAGAGTTGATCACCTACACGTCGGTCGTCGTCGTCTTCGTGACGGTCATGACCGCGATCGTGTGGGGTCTGGACGCCGGTGTTGCCAAGCTGGTGATGTGGGCGTTCGGAGCCAACAGCGACTCCTAG
- the rplL gene encoding 50S ribosomal protein L7/L12 has translation MAKLSSADLLESFKEMTLIELSEFVKLFEETFDVKAAAPAAVAVAGPAGPGAAAEAPEEKDEFDVVLESAGEKKIQVIKEVRALTSLGLKEAKDLVDGAPKPVLEKANKETADKAKAQLEAAGATVSVK, from the coding sequence ATGGCGAAGCTCAGCTCGGCCGACCTGCTCGAGTCGTTCAAGGAAATGACGCTCATCGAGCTCTCCGAGTTCGTGAAGCTCTTCGAGGAGACCTTCGACGTCAAGGCCGCCGCTCCGGCTGCCGTCGCCGTTGCCGGCCCGGCCGGCCCCGGTGCCGCCGCTGAGGCCCCCGAGGAGAAGGACGAGTTCGACGTCGTCCTCGAGTCGGCCGGCGAGAAGAAGATCCAGGTCATCAAGGAGGTGCGTGCCCTCACCAGCCTCGGCCTGAAGGAGGCCAAGGACCTGGTTGACGGCGCGCCCAAGCCCGTCCTGGAGAAGGCCAACAAGGAGACCGCGGACAAGGCCAAGGCTCAGCTCGAGGCCGCCGGCGCCACGGTGTCGGTCAAGTAA
- a CDS encoding glycosyltransferase family 4 protein codes for MKIVIAHNRYVSANPSGENTVVDLESRLLAEAGVTVLPFQRSSDEIASLSKGQKAFLPISPIYARQAQHSLSALLTSEKPDVLHLHNPYPLLSPWVIRTAHAHGVPVVHTVHNFRQVCANGLYFRDGHACHDCFGKSFPYPAVQHSCYRGSKAQSALMATTLSVHRGTWHSVDRYLALTPAIAEHLRSFGIEDSHITVKPNGVPDPGRHSGAGNGLLFVGRFSAEKGLTLLLDAWQRHAEGSLGTLRLIGDGPLASSVAAAAAGRSDIELLGRRTHDEVQEAMRTSAALVTPSTWDEVCPMVVVEALANARPVLATAMGGLPYLVGDTGGWTVPPETDALASILPRVVAEAPGLADGARARYEEKFSTKVTTAALISVYEELASKFPSKFTG; via the coding sequence GTGAAGATCGTGATCGCGCACAACCGCTACGTCTCAGCCAATCCGTCGGGTGAGAACACGGTCGTCGACCTGGAATCACGGCTGCTCGCCGAGGCCGGCGTCACCGTGCTGCCGTTCCAGCGCAGTTCCGACGAGATCGCATCCCTCTCCAAGGGCCAGAAGGCGTTCCTGCCGATCTCGCCGATCTACGCGCGGCAGGCGCAGCACTCGCTCTCCGCTCTGCTGACCTCCGAGAAGCCGGACGTCCTGCACCTGCACAACCCGTACCCGTTGCTGTCGCCGTGGGTGATCCGTACCGCGCACGCCCACGGTGTGCCGGTCGTCCATACCGTGCACAACTTCCGGCAGGTCTGCGCCAACGGCCTGTACTTCCGGGACGGGCACGCCTGCCACGACTGCTTCGGCAAGTCGTTCCCGTACCCGGCGGTGCAGCACTCCTGCTACCGCGGCTCCAAGGCGCAGAGCGCGCTGATGGCGACCACGCTCTCGGTGCACCGCGGCACGTGGCACTCCGTCGACCGGTATCTGGCGCTCACCCCGGCGATCGCCGAGCACCTGCGGTCGTTCGGCATCGAGGATTCGCACATCACGGTGAAGCCCAACGGCGTCCCCGACCCTGGCCGGCACTCCGGGGCCGGGAACGGGTTGCTGTTCGTCGGCCGGTTCTCGGCCGAAAAAGGCCTCACGCTTCTGTTGGACGCCTGGCAGCGGCACGCCGAGGGGTCACTGGGCACCCTCCGGCTGATCGGCGACGGACCGCTGGCCTCGTCGGTGGCCGCCGCGGCGGCCGGGCGCAGCGACATCGAGCTCCTGGGGCGCCGCACGCACGACGAGGTGCAGGAGGCCATGCGTACGTCGGCGGCCCTGGTGACGCCCTCGACGTGGGACGAGGTCTGCCCGATGGTGGTGGTGGAGGCGCTGGCCAACGCCCGCCCGGTGCTGGCCACCGCGATGGGCGGCCTGCCCTATCTGGTGGGGGACACCGGGGGGTGGACCGTTCCGCCGGAAACGGACGCGCTTGCGTCGATCCTCCCGCGGGTGGTGGCCGAGGCGCCGGGTCTGGCCGACGGCGCTCGGGCCCGGTACGAAGAGAAGTTCTCCACAAAAGTCACCACGGCCGCGCTGATCAGCGTGTACGAGGAGCTGGCTTCGAAGTTTCCTTCGAAGTTCACAGGATAA
- a CDS encoding NTP transferase domain-containing protein, with the protein MAPQVVILAAGLGTRLGRPHPKTLTPLRDGKSILRHQLDRIEAAFGGEARVTIVVGFKMNLIMEAAPEALFVYNEVYDQTNTSKSLLKALRLSAPGGVLWLNGDVVFVDGLLEAVAEQVAAGPSFICVNTESVADEEVKYTLDGDGFVKDLSKQVREGALGEAIGINYVAADDKATLIEHLDAADDQDYFERGVETSIADAGSRFRAVDISRFGVVEVDFDADLARANELDVETR; encoded by the coding sequence ATGGCGCCGCAGGTGGTGATCCTCGCGGCCGGGCTGGGCACGCGGCTCGGACGACCGCACCCCAAGACCTTGACTCCGTTGCGCGACGGCAAGAGCATCCTGCGGCACCAGCTAGACCGGATCGAGGCCGCGTTCGGTGGTGAGGCTCGGGTCACCATCGTCGTCGGCTTCAAGATGAACCTCATCATGGAGGCCGCGCCCGAGGCGCTGTTCGTCTACAACGAGGTCTACGACCAGACGAACACCAGCAAGAGCCTGCTCAAGGCGCTGCGGCTCTCCGCGCCGGGCGGCGTGCTGTGGCTCAACGGTGACGTCGTGTTCGTCGACGGGCTCCTGGAGGCCGTGGCTGAGCAGGTCGCGGCCGGGCCGAGCTTTATCTGCGTGAACACCGAGTCGGTGGCCGACGAGGAGGTCAAGTACACCCTCGACGGCGACGGGTTCGTCAAGGACCTCTCCAAGCAGGTCCGCGAGGGTGCGCTGGGAGAGGCCATCGGCATCAACTACGTCGCCGCCGACGACAAGGCCACGCTCATCGAGCACCTGGACGCGGCCGACGACCAGGACTACTTCGAGCGCGGCGTCGAGACCTCGATCGCCGACGCCGGTAGCCGGTTCCGAGCCGTCGACATCTCCCGCTTCGGCGTGGTGGAGGTCGACTTCGACGCCGACCTCGCCCGCGCCAACGAACTGGACGTCGAGACCCGATGA
- the rplA gene encoding 50S ribosomal protein L1 produces the protein MPRSKAYRAAAETIDKTKLYSPLEAARLAKSTSTTKYDATVEVAIRLGVDPRKADQMVRGTVNLPHGTGKTARVIVFAVGDKAAQAETAGADAVGSDDLIERIQGGWLDFDAAIATPDQMSKVGKIARILGPRGLMPNPKTGTVTPDVTKAVNEIKGGKINFRVDKQANLHLVIGKASFDDTKLVENYAAALDEINRAKPSAAKGKFLKKVTFTTTMGPGIPVDPNRARNLTEEDPAV, from the coding sequence ATGCCACGCAGCAAGGCGTACCGCGCAGCCGCGGAGACGATCGACAAGACCAAGCTCTACAGCCCGCTGGAGGCGGCGCGGCTGGCCAAGAGCACCAGTACCACCAAGTACGACGCGACCGTCGAGGTCGCGATCCGGCTGGGCGTCGACCCGCGCAAGGCCGACCAGATGGTGCGTGGCACGGTCAACCTGCCGCACGGCACCGGTAAGACCGCTCGGGTCATCGTGTTCGCGGTGGGCGACAAGGCCGCGCAGGCCGAGACCGCCGGCGCCGACGCGGTGGGCTCGGACGACCTGATCGAGCGGATCCAGGGCGGGTGGCTCGACTTCGACGCCGCCATCGCGACCCCGGACCAGATGTCCAAGGTCGGCAAGATCGCGCGGATCCTGGGCCCGCGCGGCCTCATGCCGAACCCGAAGACGGGCACGGTCACGCCGGACGTCACCAAGGCCGTGAACGAGATCAAGGGCGGAAAGATCAACTTCCGCGTCGACAAGCAGGCCAACCTGCACCTCGTCATCGGCAAGGCGAGCTTCGACGACACGAAGCTGGTCGAGAACTACGCGGCCGCGCTCGACGAGATCAACCGGGCGAAGCCGTCGGCGGCGAAGGGCAAGTTCCTGAAGAAGGTCACCTTCACCACCACGATGGGCCCGGGCATCCCGGTCGACCCGAACCGCGCGCGCAACCTCACCGAGGAAGACCCCGCGGTCTGA